A region of bacterium DNA encodes the following proteins:
- the cobU gene encoding bifunctional adenosylcobinamide kinase/adenosylcobinamide-phosphate guanylyltransferase has product MNITLILGGARSGKSTHAQKLAEQGWQHPLYLATAETLDQEMMERVKLHRQQRGPKWGCVEEPLDLARVIQSHTPKRDGILIDCATLWLTNVLLKEGEPAVQARKQELIKALTASPCDVIIVSNEVGMGIVPDSALGRTFRDLQGWLNQDLAAVADTVLFVIAGIPMKIK; this is encoded by the coding sequence ATGAACATTACACTGATACTCGGGGGAGCCCGGAGCGGGAAGAGCACTCATGCCCAGAAACTGGCCGAACAGGGGTGGCAGCATCCGCTGTATCTGGCGACCGCAGAAACGCTCGACCAGGAAATGATGGAGCGGGTGAAGTTGCACCGCCAGCAGCGGGGGCCGAAGTGGGGCTGTGTGGAGGAACCCCTGGACCTGGCCCGGGTGATCCAGTCCCACACACCGAAACGCGACGGCATATTGATCGACTGCGCCACCTTATGGCTGACCAATGTGCTGCTGAAGGAGGGCGAGCCCGCCGTGCAGGCGCGAAAGCAGGAGCTGATTAAGGCGCTCACCGCCAGTCCCTGCGATGTGATCATCGTCAGCAATGAGGTCGGAATGGGCATCGTGCCGGACTCGGCGCTCGGCCGCACCTTCCGGGACTTGCAGGGCTGGCTGAACCAGGACCTGGCGGCTGTTGCCGACACCGTGCTCTTCGTGATCGCCGGCATCCCGATGAAGATCAAGTGA
- a CDS encoding glycosyltransferase family 2 protein: protein MNPLTTSRPDPRGCVIIPAYREAGRIGAVVEGVRAFVPDVLVVDDGSPDETAGQAERAGAIVIRHETNCGKGAALETGFRSARERGFEFAITLDGDGQHAPSDLPAFIQEFRKSGTPVLIGTRMSDTRSMPWVRRLTNRFMSWLLSREMGQRVPDTQCGYRLYVLAVVPELSAQSRRFAAESEILMELSRRGVKIGSVPIATIYGSEQSKIHPIKDAILFLKMLHHFRSRQ, encoded by the coding sequence ATGAATCCACTAACAACATCCAGGCCGGACCCCAGAGGGTGTGTGATTATCCCCGCCTACCGGGAAGCCGGCCGCATCGGGGCCGTGGTGGAGGGCGTCCGCGCCTTTGTTCCTGATGTGCTCGTGGTGGATGACGGGTCACCCGACGAAACCGCCGGCCAGGCGGAGCGGGCCGGGGCCATCGTGATCCGGCATGAGACCAATTGCGGGAAGGGGGCGGCGCTCGAAACCGGCTTCCGCAGCGCACGGGAGCGGGGCTTTGAGTTCGCCATCACCCTGGATGGGGACGGCCAGCATGCCCCATCGGATCTCCCGGCGTTTATTCAGGAATTCAGGAAGTCGGGGACGCCCGTTCTCATTGGGACCCGGATGTCGGATACCCGGAGCATGCCCTGGGTGCGGCGCCTGACCAACCGCTTCATGAGCTGGCTGTTGAGCCGCGAGATGGGGCAGCGGGTGCCCGACACCCAATGTGGGTACCGGCTCTATGTCCTGGCCGTGGTGCCGGAACTATCCGCCCAATCCCGGCGGTTTGCCGCCGAATCGGAAATCCTCATGGAGTTAAGCCGGCGGGGCGTCAAGATCGGATCCGTCCCCATTGCCACGATCTACGGCTCCGAGCAGAGCAAGATCCATCCCATCAAAGATGCCATCCTGTTTTTAAAAATGCTCCACCACTTCCGCAGTAGGCAGTGA
- a CDS encoding lysophospholipid acyltransferase family protein, whose amino-acid sequence MVEYAAYWVAGFLCRTIPLHFAYWLSLRISDGYFFFERRGRAAVTANLRQVMAFRGQHPTERELKLTTRTTFQFFGKYLVDFFRFQRLSEADIKRLVTIEHPEYIEQAWQMGKGVIAVTAHLGNWEIGGAVLAGMGYPINVVALKQPSAKLNDFFQKHRRKRGMVVVPLGSSVKRLVGALRRKEFIALLADRDYSEHHETTLLCGAPAYMPRGASWLAAKTGAVILPGFVLRNEDDTFLMKMYPPIIPLPGMSQEALQEQISAALEDAIGAYPHQWFMFQPVWGGLSYGASGK is encoded by the coding sequence GTGGTTGAATATGCCGCCTATTGGGTCGCCGGGTTTTTATGCCGCACCATCCCCTTGCATTTTGCCTATTGGCTCAGTCTGCGGATTTCTGATGGGTACTTCTTTTTCGAGCGGCGGGGCCGCGCGGCGGTCACCGCCAATCTGCGGCAGGTGATGGCCTTCCGGGGACAGCACCCCACGGAGCGGGAGCTCAAGTTGACCACCCGCACCACGTTCCAGTTTTTTGGAAAATATCTGGTTGATTTTTTCCGGTTTCAGCGGCTGAGCGAAGCGGATATCAAGCGGTTGGTGACCATTGAGCATCCGGAGTACATTGAGCAGGCTTGGCAGATGGGCAAGGGAGTCATCGCGGTGACGGCCCATCTGGGGAACTGGGAGATTGGCGGGGCGGTACTGGCGGGAATGGGGTACCCCATCAATGTGGTGGCGTTGAAACAGCCCTCGGCCAAATTGAATGATTTCTTTCAGAAGCACCGGCGCAAACGGGGCATGGTGGTGGTGCCGTTGGGCTCCTCGGTCAAGCGGTTGGTGGGCGCCTTGCGACGCAAGGAATTTATAGCCCTGCTGGCCGACCGGGATTACTCGGAGCATCATGAGACCACCCTGCTGTGCGGCGCTCCGGCCTATATGCCGCGGGGCGCCTCCTGGCTGGCCGCCAAGACCGGCGCCGTGATCCTGCCGGGGTTCGTGTTGCGCAACGAGGATGATACGTTTCTGATGAAGATGTATCCGCCGATCATCCCCTTGCCGGGCATGTCCCAGGAGGCCCTTCAGGAGCAGATCAGTGCCGCGCTGGAAGACGCGATTGGCGCCTATCCCCACCAGTGGTTCATGTTCCAGCCCGTCTGGGGCGGCCTCAGCTACGGCGCCTCCGGAAAGTAA
- the lipA gene encoding lipoyl synthase encodes MTGAEKHNQGPRLPPWIRIRYSGHGTQDAVNQLLKASDLHTVCQGARCPNQHECFSRGVATFMILGDTCTRDCRFCAVQSGQPPAVDPDEPRRLAEAVARLKLRHVVVTSVTRDDLVDGGAHHFAATIQAIRSQLPEATVEVLTPDFKGVERDIDVVLEAGPDVFNHNLETVRSLQKTIRPAASYECSLAVLAYAAQRGGRTDVKSGLMVGLGETDEEVYEAMGDLRRAGVALLTIGQYLAPSTAHAPVTRYVTPAQFEDYARHGQALGFRNVASAPMVRSSYRAEHQFHGGEKAGGPCG; translated from the coding sequence ATGACTGGCGCTGAAAAACACAATCAGGGCCCGCGCCTCCCGCCCTGGATCCGGATCCGGTATTCAGGACACGGTACTCAGGACGCGGTGAACCAGCTGCTCAAGGCCAGTGACCTGCATACGGTCTGCCAGGGCGCGCGGTGTCCCAATCAGCACGAGTGTTTCAGTCGCGGCGTCGCCACCTTCATGATCCTCGGGGATACCTGCACCCGCGACTGCCGCTTCTGTGCCGTCCAGTCAGGCCAGCCCCCGGCGGTCGATCCGGATGAACCCCGCCGCCTGGCCGAGGCGGTGGCCCGGCTCAAACTCAGGCACGTCGTGGTCACGAGTGTCACCCGCGATGATCTCGTCGATGGCGGCGCCCATCATTTTGCCGCCACCATCCAGGCCATCCGGAGCCAGTTGCCGGAGGCCACCGTGGAGGTGTTGACGCCGGATTTCAAAGGCGTGGAACGGGATATCGACGTGGTGTTGGAGGCCGGACCCGATGTCTTCAACCATAATCTGGAGACGGTCCGCTCATTGCAGAAGACGATCCGTCCCGCAGCCAGCTATGAGTGCTCCCTGGCGGTACTGGCCTATGCGGCGCAGCGGGGGGGGCGCACGGATGTGAAATCCGGCCTGATGGTCGGACTGGGCGAGACGGACGAGGAGGTCTATGAGGCGATGGGCGATTTGAGGCGGGCCGGGGTGGCCTTGCTGACGATCGGGCAGTATCTGGCGCCCTCGACGGCGCATGCTCCGGTCACGCGCTATGTGACGCCCGCGCAATTTGAGGACTATGCCCGGCACGGTCAGGCCCTCGGGTTCCGTAACGTGGCGTCCGCCCCGATGGTCCGTTCCTCCTATAGGGCCGAACATCAATTTCATGGCGGGGAAAAGGCGGGAGGCCCCTGTGGTTGA
- a CDS encoding SIS domain-containing protein, translating into MSEIARLLSGIEESARTVGTLVDQVQTLDAICRLVVASLKNGNKVLTAGNGGSAAEAMHMAEELLGRFRGNRRSLPGLALMADGTALTCIANDFGYDQLFSRQIEGLGQSGDILVLFSTSGAAVNLRLALEAAQAKGMKVIGLLGKDGGPLAGRCDLEIIVKGKATERIQEAHQVLLHLILDAVESEFS; encoded by the coding sequence ATGTCGGAAATAGCCAGACTATTGAGCGGGATTGAAGAGAGCGCACGGACGGTGGGCACACTGGTGGATCAGGTCCAGACGCTGGACGCCATCTGCCGGCTGGTGGTGGCCTCGCTTAAAAACGGGAACAAGGTGCTGACGGCGGGGAATGGCGGCAGTGCCGCGGAGGCCATGCATATGGCCGAGGAACTGCTGGGCCGTTTCCGTGGCAATCGACGCTCCCTGCCGGGGCTGGCCCTGATGGCCGATGGCACGGCCCTCACCTGCATCGCCAACGACTTTGGCTACGATCAGCTTTTCAGCCGGCAGATTGAAGGACTCGGTCAGTCCGGCGACATCCTGGTGCTCTTCAGCACCAGTGGGGCGGCGGTGAATCTCCGGTTGGCCCTCGAGGCGGCCCAGGCCAAAGGCATGAAAGTGATCGGGCTCCTGGGCAAAGACGGTGGCCCGCTGGCGGGAAGATGCGACCTTGAAATCATTGTCAAGGGCAAGGCCACTGAGCGTATCCAGGAAGCGCACCAGGTGCTGTTGCACCTGATCCTGGACGCGGTTGAGAGCGAGTTCTCCTAA
- a CDS encoding LL-diaminopimelate aminotransferase has product MDVQKMFADRIGGSAFGTTNEIYKFEKIKRAKAAARAARPTVELLDFGVGEPDQMAPAPIRKALKVAVDNPANRGYADNGIREFKLAAAEYMSTFFGVTDLNPDTDICHSIGSKPALAMLPLCFINPGDVALVTVPGYPVLATHTRYLGGEVVKVPLKKENQFYPDLDSIDPAVLARTKLFYVNYPNNPTGAAPTEELFDQLIAFAQKHNILIVQDAAYATLVYGQPLSILSRPGGKDVAIELHSMSKSYNMTGWRLGFVAGAARIVQAYAEVKDNVDSGQFKAIQLAACAGIADRKLADKIKKHYERRLKKIVKVLKAVGFKAKMPGGTFYLYVPAPKGAGVQTFLTAEDASQYLIRECSISTVPWDDVGPFLRFSATFESKDKADDDRVIAELSERLMKANLRF; this is encoded by the coding sequence ATGGACGTTCAGAAGATGTTTGCGGACCGGATTGGTGGCAGTGCGTTTGGAACCACCAACGAGATTTACAAATTCGAAAAGATCAAGCGAGCCAAGGCGGCGGCCCGTGCGGCCCGGCCTACCGTGGAACTGCTCGATTTCGGGGTGGGGGAGCCGGATCAGATGGCGCCGGCCCCGATTCGCAAGGCACTCAAGGTCGCCGTGGATAATCCTGCCAACCGGGGCTATGCCGATAATGGCATCCGCGAGTTCAAGCTGGCGGCCGCGGAGTACATGAGCACGTTCTTCGGGGTCACCGATTTGAACCCCGACACCGATATCTGCCACAGCATCGGCTCAAAGCCGGCTCTGGCAATGTTGCCCCTCTGCTTCATCAATCCCGGCGATGTGGCCCTGGTCACGGTGCCCGGCTATCCGGTGCTGGCGACCCACACCCGTTACCTCGGCGGCGAAGTCGTGAAGGTCCCTTTGAAAAAGGAAAACCAGTTTTACCCCGATCTCGACAGTATTGATCCGGCCGTCCTGGCCCGTACCAAGCTGTTCTATGTCAATTATCCGAACAACCCGACGGGCGCGGCGCCCACCGAGGAGCTCTTCGACCAGTTGATCGCCTTTGCCCAGAAGCACAACATCCTCATTGTGCAGGATGCGGCCTATGCGACGCTCGTGTACGGCCAGCCGTTATCGATCCTGAGCCGGCCGGGCGGGAAGGACGTGGCCATCGAACTCCACTCCATGAGCAAGAGCTACAACATGACCGGCTGGCGCCTTGGCTTTGTGGCTGGGGCCGCGCGTATCGTGCAGGCCTATGCGGAAGTGAAGGACAATGTGGACTCGGGTCAATTCAAGGCCATTCAACTGGCGGCGTGCGCTGGGATTGCCGACCGGAAGCTGGCCGATAAGATCAAGAAACATTATGAGCGCCGCTTGAAGAAAATCGTCAAGGTGCTCAAGGCGGTGGGCTTCAAGGCGAAAATGCCCGGCGGGACGTTCTACCTGTACGTTCCGGCCCCCAAGGGGGCGGGCGTCCAGACGTTCCTCACGGCGGAAGATGCCTCGCAATATCTGATCCGTGAATGCTCCATCTCCACGGTGCCCTGGGATGATGTGGGCCCCTTCCTGCGGTTCTCGGCCACCTTTGAATCGAAGGACAAAGCCGATGATGACCGCGTGATTGCCGAGTTGTCTGAGCGGCTGATGAAGGCCAACTTGCGATTCTAA
- a CDS encoding histone deacetylase, which translates to MLKTAFLYDPVFLKHHPGWAHPDKRQRLTAILDQLKKTGLWDQLRHLPPQPAPIAALTAVHTADYVEHLRLASSGGGLFKPDDVTIGSPGTYDAAVMAAGAVLTALDAVMQQQARNAFCAVRPPGHHALPDRAMGFCFFNNVAIGARYLQHRYGLKKIAIIDWDIHHGNGTQHIFYSDPSVFYFSLHQASLYPPGSGQAAETGAGPGTGYTRNVPMPPGATDADYQQALAQELIPAMATFQPEFILISAGFDGHRDDPLACASLTENGFAGFTRLVMTLARTHCGNRLVSVLEGGYSLTGLAASVETHIRGLAGPGPQ; encoded by the coding sequence ATGCTTAAGACGGCTTTTCTCTATGACCCGGTTTTCCTCAAGCATCACCCTGGCTGGGCGCATCCGGACAAGCGCCAACGGCTGACCGCCATTCTGGATCAGTTGAAGAAAACCGGGCTGTGGGACCAGCTGCGGCACCTCCCCCCGCAGCCCGCGCCCATCGCCGCCCTCACCGCCGTTCATACCGCAGACTATGTGGAGCACCTCCGGCTCGCCAGTAGCGGGGGGGGGCTTTTCAAACCTGACGACGTGACCATCGGGTCCCCTGGAACCTATGACGCCGCCGTGATGGCGGCCGGGGCGGTGCTCACCGCCCTGGATGCGGTGATGCAACAGCAGGCCCGGAATGCCTTCTGCGCCGTACGGCCCCCGGGGCATCACGCCCTGCCGGACCGCGCCATGGGCTTCTGCTTTTTCAACAACGTCGCCATCGGCGCCCGCTATCTTCAACACCGGTACGGCCTGAAAAAGATCGCCATCATCGACTGGGATATCCACCACGGAAACGGCACCCAGCACATTTTTTATAGCGATCCATCCGTATTCTATTTCAGCCTTCACCAGGCCTCACTCTACCCCCCGGGAAGTGGCCAGGCCGCCGAGACAGGAGCAGGCCCGGGAACAGGATATACCCGTAACGTCCCCATGCCCCCTGGCGCGACTGACGCGGATTACCAACAGGCGCTGGCACAGGAGCTGATCCCCGCGATGGCGACCTTTCAGCCGGAATTCATTCTCATTTCGGCCGGATTTGACGGACACCGTGACGACCCGCTGGCCTGCGCCTCCCTCACGGAGAACGGGTTCGCCGGCTTCACGCGCCTGGTCATGACTCTGGCCCGGACCCATTGCGGGAATCGCCTGGTTTCAGTGCTGGAAGGCGGCTACAGCCTGACAGGGCTTGCGGCCTCGGTTGAAACGCATATCAGGGGGCTGGCAGGGCCGGGGCCGCAATAA
- a CDS encoding inverse autotransporter beta domain-containing protein, protein MRCSQAARGLRLAGGTFLAALVLVAGGAEPGDPLASLPSPEPSLPPAQLSVGVQWSGQQVDSFGDMLVPVYQRPTELLFINPRGTWNDEQSREFSIGLGGRHLFPDRNIIVGANLYYDRRESSLDNTFNQAGFGLEWLSQWVDARANFYFPEQGEKSADDYVVTPGTLQEHAEYWYAPSAQGHVISQYGYEMTDSYTINTLQHYRTTEQARDGFDAELGSLLPLPVLRHYADIKAFVGFYQYSAAYGSGVSGLKARVEIRPLPALYLDAGWVEDAVESGAQGSVGVRAAVPFDLARLSRGRNPFAGALAGFRPGGLHSPFASRLTEMVMRDLHIRTEVSAPTEVVGDRRIIEKTLVSHERKDMTDILASDVTFVDADNRTGLEAGTWENPYRQINAGVQNAIGALVYVSEAARPYDENVVLRKGLTLWGSGAPLQGPHGVFQGTVFPVVNGGGKGPVITLANETRVTGFELVQPAGTPLASPVIFGEDVSGVTISHNIIQGNGSAVAGIQLQAVHIPVVAATIRDNRISGVAGTGINIDLATVPLVELTLDQNTVSGNSGDGARISAIDCDVFHLYVSGNYSGNGGDGLALQAFTQEARVEGASLAANANGGNGVFLDVYGYRSVQVAFDTLEAANNHSDGLHAVLAAGGSVQVSLVNSRLTGNSTDGVFLDLDSGLDSFVVARGNDLSRNGANGVHLQTLAPWDSVYDFGQATDYGLNAFYGNGAFQMMFDGLGMASAAGNWWGTPAPVDHVDYQAVGGGTIIAAPALPAP, encoded by the coding sequence ATGCGTTGCTCACAGGCGGCAAGGGGACTGCGACTGGCGGGAGGGACCTTTCTGGCCGCCCTCGTCCTAGTTGCCGGGGGTGCGGAACCCGGTGATCCCCTCGCGTCCCTGCCTTCCCCGGAGCCGTCCCTCCCGCCCGCTCAGTTGAGTGTGGGGGTTCAATGGAGCGGCCAGCAGGTTGACTCCTTCGGGGATATGCTGGTTCCGGTCTATCAGCGGCCCACGGAGCTTCTCTTTATCAATCCGCGTGGCACCTGGAATGACGAGCAGTCCCGTGAATTCAGTATCGGGCTGGGGGGGCGGCATCTCTTTCCTGATAGAAACATCATTGTCGGCGCGAATCTTTACTATGACCGGCGTGAGTCCTCGCTCGACAACACCTTTAATCAGGCGGGCTTCGGGCTGGAGTGGCTCAGTCAGTGGGTGGATGCCCGGGCGAATTTTTATTTCCCGGAACAGGGCGAAAAAAGCGCGGATGACTATGTGGTGACCCCGGGCACCCTGCAGGAGCATGCCGAGTACTGGTATGCGCCATCCGCCCAAGGTCATGTCATCAGTCAGTATGGCTATGAGATGACGGACTCCTACACGATCAATACCCTCCAGCATTACCGGACCACGGAGCAGGCCAGGGATGGCTTTGATGCTGAACTGGGCTCGCTTCTGCCTCTTCCGGTTTTGAGGCACTACGCCGACATCAAGGCGTTCGTGGGCTTTTATCAGTATTCTGCGGCGTATGGCTCGGGGGTTTCAGGGCTGAAGGCGCGTGTTGAAATCCGGCCGCTACCCGCACTGTATCTGGATGCCGGCTGGGTGGAGGATGCGGTCGAATCCGGCGCGCAGGGCTCGGTGGGGGTCCGGGCGGCCGTCCCGTTTGATCTGGCGCGCTTAAGTCGGGGCCGGAATCCCTTTGCCGGCGCACTGGCCGGATTCAGGCCGGGAGGCCTGCATAGTCCTTTCGCCTCCCGATTAACGGAGATGGTCATGCGTGACTTGCATATCCGGACCGAGGTCTCGGCTCCCACGGAAGTCGTCGGGGACCGCCGGATTATTGAGAAAACATTAGTCTCGCACGAGCGTAAAGACATGACGGATATATTGGCCTCCGACGTCACGTTCGTGGATGCCGATAACCGGACCGGGCTGGAAGCGGGAACCTGGGAGAATCCCTATCGGCAGATTAATGCCGGCGTGCAGAATGCCATTGGCGCCCTGGTATATGTGAGTGAGGCCGCCCGGCCGTACGATGAGAATGTCGTGTTGCGCAAAGGGCTCACACTCTGGGGCAGCGGGGCCCCGCTGCAGGGCCCTCATGGCGTCTTTCAGGGGACCGTCTTCCCGGTTGTGAATGGGGGCGGAAAGGGGCCGGTCATCACGCTTGCCAATGAGACCCGGGTCACTGGATTTGAGCTCGTGCAGCCGGCTGGCACCCCCCTCGCCAGTCCGGTGATTTTTGGAGAGGATGTATCCGGCGTCACGATCAGCCATAATATCATCCAGGGAAATGGATCTGCGGTGGCTGGCATTCAATTGCAGGCGGTCCATATCCCGGTCGTTGCCGCGACCATTCGCGATAACCGGATCTCGGGGGTCGCAGGGACGGGGATCAATATCGACCTGGCAACCGTGCCTCTCGTGGAGCTGACGTTGGACCAGAACACCGTTTCCGGTAATAGCGGGGATGGGGCCCGCATTTCGGCCATCGACTGTGATGTGTTCCACCTGTACGTTTCGGGGAATTATTCCGGGAACGGCGGCGACGGTCTGGCCCTTCAGGCCTTTACACAGGAAGCCCGGGTGGAAGGGGCTTCCCTTGCGGCCAATGCCAATGGCGGGAATGGCGTCTTCCTGGATGTGTATGGCTACCGTTCAGTTCAGGTCGCGTTTGATACGCTTGAGGCTGCAAATAATCATTCGGACGGGCTTCATGCAGTGCTGGCGGCCGGTGGTTCGGTTCAGGTTTCTCTGGTGAATAGCCGGCTCACCGGGAATAGCACGGACGGCGTATTCCTGGATCTTGACTCCGGGCTTGATTCCTTCGTGGTGGCCCGCGGCAATGACCTCTCCCGTAACGGGGCCAACGGGGTGCATCTGCAGACGTTGGCCCCATGGGATAGCGTTTACGATTTTGGCCAGGCCACCGATTATGGCCTGAACGCCTTCTATGGCAACGGCGCCTTCCAGATGATGTTTGACGGGTTAGGCATGGCCTCTGCCGCGGGAAACTGGTGGGGGACCCCGGCGCCGGTGGATCATGTGGACTATCAGGCCGTCGGGGGCGGGACGATTATTGCGGCCCCGGCCCTGCCAGCCCCCTGA
- the nspC gene encoding carboxynorspermidine decarboxylase, with translation MDISKLVTPCYVVDESKLAANLARLDEVQRRTGCKILLALKGFSMFSTFPQIARVLQGTAASSLNEARLGFEEFKREVHVYAPAFRPDEFEEILNYAHHLVFNSFAQWHLYKEQVARSRKPVRCGLRVNPQHSEVKVPLYDPCAPGSRLGITCDQFEGQDLSGVSGLHFHTLCELNADALARTLPVVEEKFGRYFGGLSWVNFGGGHHITRADYEVDLLCQVIQGFRARHPHLEVYLEPGEAIALNTGVLVTSVLDIVHNAMDVAILDTSAAAHMPDVLEMPYRPGIVGAGRPGEHPYTYRLGGMTCLAGDVVGDYSFPAPLAVGDKLIFTDMAHYTMVKNNTFNGVGLPSIAIYHPDRESIEVIRRFGYEDYRNRLS, from the coding sequence ATGGATATAAGTAAACTGGTAACCCCGTGCTATGTGGTGGATGAGTCGAAATTGGCGGCCAATTTGGCGCGCCTGGATGAGGTTCAGCGGCGGACCGGCTGCAAAATCCTGCTCGCCCTGAAAGGCTTTTCCATGTTCAGCACCTTTCCCCAAATCGCCAGGGTGCTGCAGGGAACGGCCGCCAGTTCCTTGAATGAGGCCCGGCTCGGATTCGAGGAGTTCAAGCGCGAAGTGCATGTGTATGCCCCGGCCTTCCGGCCGGATGAATTTGAAGAGATCCTGAACTACGCGCATCACCTGGTCTTTAATTCCTTTGCCCAATGGCACCTCTATAAGGAGCAGGTCGCCCGCTCCCGCAAGCCCGTCCGCTGCGGCCTGCGGGTGAATCCGCAACATTCCGAGGTCAAGGTACCGCTCTATGATCCTTGTGCGCCGGGATCCCGGCTGGGGATCACCTGTGATCAGTTCGAAGGGCAGGATCTGTCCGGTGTGTCAGGGCTTCATTTTCATACGTTGTGTGAATTGAACGCGGATGCCCTGGCGCGAACCCTGCCGGTGGTCGAGGAAAAGTTCGGTCGCTATTTCGGCGGGTTGAGCTGGGTTAATTTCGGGGGGGGGCATCACATTACGCGGGCGGATTATGAGGTTGATCTGCTCTGCCAGGTCATTCAGGGGTTTCGCGCACGTCACCCCCATCTGGAGGTCTATCTGGAACCGGGCGAAGCCATCGCCTTGAACACAGGGGTGCTGGTCACCTCCGTTCTGGATATCGTGCACAATGCCATGGATGTGGCCATTCTTGACACCTCTGCCGCCGCCCACATGCCGGATGTCCTGGAGATGCCTTATCGCCCGGGAATTGTGGGGGCCGGCCGTCCCGGGGAGCATCCGTATACGTACCGCCTGGGCGGTATGACGTGTCTTGCGGGGGATGTGGTGGGGGATTATTCTTTCCCCGCTCCGCTGGCGGTCGGGGATAAACTGATCTTTACCGATATGGCCCATTATACGATGGTTAAAAATAATACGTTTAACGGGGTCGGCCTGCCCTCCATCGCTATCTATCACCCGGATCGCGAGTCGATCGAGGTGATCCGTCGTTTTGGCTATGAGGATTACCGGAACCGTTTGTCGTAA
- a CDS encoding transcription termination/antitermination NusG family protein: MMDAQTGEGREAPGESLWHVLYVKPRCEKKMAGYCEVHGVECELPLREETKTYQRRKVTVYKPVFPGYVFLRFPDEDKLTVLKSNLVVRILPVDHQAQFSKELMQIRQALAIDPTLDASAAFQAGRRVLIKSGPFEGVEGVVQVVKGRTKVVLNVDIIGRAIAVEVGMELLEPVE, translated from the coding sequence ATGATGGATGCACAGACGGGTGAGGGTCGGGAGGCTCCGGGCGAATCGCTCTGGCATGTATTGTATGTCAAGCCGCGTTGTGAGAAGAAGATGGCGGGGTATTGCGAGGTTCATGGGGTGGAGTGTGAACTCCCGCTCCGCGAAGAAACCAAGACCTATCAGCGGCGGAAGGTGACCGTGTATAAGCCGGTTTTTCCCGGCTATGTGTTCCTCCGTTTCCCGGATGAGGATAAGCTGACAGTGCTGAAAAGTAATCTGGTGGTCCGGATTCTTCCGGTGGATCATCAGGCCCAGTTTTCCAAGGAATTAATGCAGATCCGCCAGGCCTTGGCGATCGATCCCACCCTTGATGCCTCTGCGGCATTCCAGGCGGGCCGGCGGGTGCTGATCAAGAGCGGACCCTTTGAGGGCGTGGAGGGGGTCGTGCAGGTGGTGAAAGGCCGGACCAAAGTGGTTTTGAATGTGGATATCATCGGCCGCGCGATTGCGGTCGAAGTCGGTATGGAATTGCTGGAACCGGTGGAGTAA
- the rplQ gene encoding 50S ribosomal protein L17, with translation MRHKKKMVKLGRPAEARKALMMSMVGSLIEEQRIKTTLPKARLTRALAEKMVTVAKRAIASGKPEKMLQAKRKALAFLRHRKPMIKLFDTIAPQYKDRLGGYTRITKVGRRGSDSSEMAILEWVDLAMVKKGRKAKAAAAGNDEPVTGETKKES, from the coding sequence ATGCGTCACAAAAAGAAAATGGTGAAATTGGGTCGGCCTGCAGAAGCGCGTAAGGCGCTGATGATGTCAATGGTCGGCAGTCTTATTGAAGAACAGCGGATCAAGACAACCTTGCCCAAGGCCAGGTTAACCCGTGCGTTGGCAGAGAAGATGGTGACGGTGGCGAAGCGGGCCATCGCGTCGGGCAAGCCGGAGAAAATGTTGCAAGCCAAGCGGAAAGCCCTGGCGTTTCTCCGCCACCGGAAGCCGATGATTAAGCTTTTTGATACGATTGCGCCCCAGTACAAGGACCGTTTGGGCGGCTATACCCGCATCACCAAGGTCGGTCGTCGGGGGAGCGATAGCTCCGAGATGGCGATCCTGGAGTGGGTTGATCTGGCAATGGTGAAAAAAGGACGCAAGGCCAAAGCGGCTGCGGCGGGCAATGATGAGCCGGTTACAGGGGAAACCAAAAAGGAATCCTGA